A single genomic interval of Bradyrhizobium sp. AZCC 1693 harbors:
- a CDS encoding cupin domain-containing protein has translation MSQKSEFHNLDNPADGLFRELASGVTTRIFSGEHAMLSVVTLAPHAQGTLHHHPEEQWGVLLDGSAIRVQGDEEIPVRKGDFWRTPGNVPHTMRAGPDGARVLDIFSPPRPEYKKAGSGFGT, from the coding sequence ATGAGCCAGAAGAGCGAATTTCACAATCTGGACAACCCGGCTGACGGCCTGTTTCGCGAACTCGCATCCGGCGTCACGACGCGTATTTTCTCCGGCGAGCATGCGATGCTCTCGGTGGTGACGCTGGCGCCGCACGCGCAAGGCACCCTGCATCATCACCCCGAGGAGCAATGGGGCGTGCTGCTCGATGGTTCGGCCATCCGCGTTCAGGGAGATGAGGAGATTCCGGTCAGGAAAGGCGATTTCTGGCGCACGCCGGGGAATGTGCCGCACACGATGCGGGCTGGACCGGACGGCGCCCGCGTGCTTGACATCTTCAGCCCGCCGCGGCCCGAGTACAAAAAGGCCGGGTCCGGCTTCGGCACTTAA